A region from the Catellatospora sp. TT07R-123 genome encodes:
- a CDS encoding diguanylate cyclase domain-containing protein: MSSTPAAPAGRDRRWYAWAVILGIAVFTAAAGMFIGFGPRPRPAMYGALCVLYGVNAVGSLQQARHGAATDPRTRAFWRWAAVGGAFLTAGSIVQMLPGLGAWPVATTPMLITKALAVAGFAAVTWPMLTWPLNVAGRQRLRIGLDAATVMCSVAVFTWALAHSTGARPVDEVDLLLTLLASGVLVAAAYAMVRLILSGSAPFTPATAATGTSALLLLSIGIATDGLTGPQPDTRLLFTLKLVSGALLAMTPQVERLTYTASRPVAPPRRISGTLPYLAVAAAQALLILQLWRDGLTTATWGVVTGMALITAIVTVRQKITATDNDRLIAELDATMTTLSAHERRFRSLVQNTSDVTLVVDRTGGITYASPSVRTVLGISPQEAEGRPARDILAAQQSDGSREWLAPLYGPPAQRDELLVQLHDGTLKHLELISTNLLEDPSVGGIVINLRDVSEAKDLQRRLRHQATHDSLTGLANRTLLDEQLGDDGRARGSNAVLLLDLDGFKEVNDRFGHHVGDQLLMAVAQRLRQMVRHDNLVARLGGDEFVVLLRDSTADAAVRTADRLLEGVGHTACLDGDDTVHAKTSIGVAVGTDTAFDTLLRQADEAMYQAKRSGSGVSLYGGADDGP, translated from the coding sequence ATGTCGAGCACACCTGCGGCCCCGGCCGGAAGGGACAGGCGTTGGTACGCGTGGGCGGTGATCCTGGGGATCGCCGTGTTCACCGCCGCTGCGGGCATGTTCATCGGGTTCGGCCCCCGTCCGCGTCCGGCCATGTACGGGGCGCTGTGTGTGCTGTACGGGGTCAACGCCGTCGGCTCGCTCCAGCAGGCCCGGCACGGTGCGGCCACCGACCCGCGCACCCGTGCCTTCTGGCGCTGGGCGGCGGTCGGCGGCGCTTTCCTGACGGCCGGGTCCATCGTGCAGATGCTGCCCGGACTGGGCGCCTGGCCCGTCGCGACCACGCCGATGCTGATCACCAAGGCCCTGGCGGTGGCGGGCTTCGCGGCCGTCACCTGGCCCATGCTGACCTGGCCGCTGAACGTGGCCGGGCGCCAGCGGCTGCGCATCGGCCTGGACGCGGCCACCGTGATGTGCAGCGTGGCCGTGTTCACCTGGGCACTGGCCCACAGCACCGGCGCACGGCCGGTCGACGAGGTCGACCTGCTGCTGACGTTGCTGGCCAGCGGCGTACTGGTGGCTGCGGCGTACGCGATGGTGCGGTTGATCCTCAGCGGATCGGCTCCGTTCACGCCCGCGACCGCCGCCACCGGCACTTCGGCGCTGCTGCTGCTGTCCATCGGCATCGCCACCGACGGGCTGACCGGCCCGCAGCCCGACACGCGGCTGCTGTTCACCTTGAAACTGGTCTCCGGGGCACTGCTCGCGATGACGCCCCAGGTCGAACGGCTCACGTACACCGCCAGCCGTCCGGTGGCGCCGCCGCGGAGGATCAGCGGGACGCTGCCGTACCTCGCCGTCGCGGCCGCCCAGGCGTTGCTGATCCTGCAGCTCTGGCGAGACGGACTGACCACCGCGACCTGGGGTGTCGTCACCGGGATGGCGCTGATCACGGCGATCGTCACGGTGCGGCAGAAGATCACCGCGACGGACAACGACCGCCTGATAGCCGAACTCGACGCCACCATGACCACGCTCAGCGCGCATGAGCGGCGCTTCCGCTCACTGGTGCAGAACACCTCCGACGTGACGCTGGTCGTCGACCGCACCGGCGGCATCACCTACGCCAGTCCGTCGGTGCGTACCGTGCTGGGCATCTCGCCGCAGGAAGCGGAGGGCAGACCCGCACGCGACATACTGGCGGCCCAGCAGTCCGACGGCTCCCGGGAGTGGTTGGCTCCCCTCTACGGCCCGCCTGCCCAACGCGACGAACTGCTGGTACAGCTGCACGACGGCACCCTCAAGCACCTCGAACTGATCTCCACGAACCTGCTGGAAGACCCGTCGGTCGGCGGAATCGTGATCAACTTGCGGGACGTATCCGAAGCCAAGGACCTCCAGCGACGGCTGCGCCACCAGGCGACCCATGACAGCCTCACCGGCCTGGCCAACCGCACACTGCTCGACGAGCAGCTCGGCGACGACGGCCGAGCCCGGGGCAGCAACGCCGTGCTGCTGCTCGACCTCGACGGCTTCAAGGAGGTCAACGACCGCTTCGGCCACCATGTCGGCGACCAGCTGCTGATGGCGGTCGCCCAGCGGCTGCGGCAGATGGTGCGCCACGACAACCTGGTCGCACGGCTCGGCGGCGACGAGTTCGTCGTCCTGCTGCGCGACAGCACGGCCGACGCCGCCGTGCGCACGGCCGACCGCCTCCTCGAAGGGGTGGGCCACACGGCCTGCCTCGACGGCGACGACACCGTGCACGCGAAGACCAGCATCGGCGTCGCGGTCGGCACCGACACCGCGTTCGACACCCTGCTGCGGCAGGCCGACGAGGCGATGTACCAGGCCAAGCGCAGCGGTTCCGGGGTGTCGCTGTACGGCGGTGCCGACGACGGGCCGTGA